Proteins from one Dysgonomonas sp. HDW5A genomic window:
- the tsaB gene encoding tRNA (adenosine(37)-N6)-threonylcarbamoyltransferase complex dimerization subunit type 1 TsaB: protein MSCILNIETATPVCSVAVSKNGEIIFERESTDGPSHASLLGVFVAEAVAEVRLKGYVLDAVAVSCGPGSYTGLRIGVSEAKGICYGLGIPLIAIKTPLVMAQKIIETHEIAVDTLLCPMIDARRMEVYAALYDKELNVVRDIAADIVDEGSYKEYLSKSKVLFFGNGADKCKEAIVNDNACFLEGVYPSAKYMVRLSDAAYADKQFVDTAYFEPFYLKDFVATTPKKNIF from the coding sequence ATGTCGTGTATTTTAAATATAGAAACTGCTACGCCCGTATGTTCGGTTGCAGTTTCAAAGAATGGAGAAATAATATTTGAACGCGAGAGTACTGATGGACCTTCGCACGCAAGTTTATTAGGTGTATTTGTAGCAGAAGCTGTAGCAGAGGTCAGGTTAAAGGGATATGTGTTAGATGCTGTTGCTGTTAGTTGTGGACCCGGCTCATATACCGGTCTGAGGATTGGTGTTTCGGAGGCGAAAGGCATTTGCTATGGCTTGGGTATACCTCTTATTGCGATAAAAACTCCTTTGGTGATGGCTCAAAAGATAATCGAAACACACGAAATTGCAGTTGATACACTTTTGTGTCCAATGATAGATGCCCGCCGGATGGAGGTATATGCTGCTTTATATGATAAAGAGCTTAATGTGGTAAGGGATATTGCAGCCGATATTGTAGATGAAGGTTCATATAAGGAATATTTATCTAAGTCGAAAGTGCTATTCTTCGGGAATGGTGCCGATAAATGTAAGGAGGCGATTGTAAATGATAATGCCTGCTTTTTAGAAGGAGTTTATCCATCGGCAAAATATATGGTTCGCCTGTCGGATGCAGCATATGCCGATAAACAATTTGTTGATACTGCTTATTTCGAACCTTTTTATTTGAAAGATTTTGTAGCTACTACCCCTAAAAAGAATATTTTTTAA